The following is a genomic window from Bacillota bacterium.
CGACAGGTACATGAGCTCGTCGGCCACCGAGCCTTGCACCGCGCCGAACAGCGTGCGGTACACCTGGGCGTTGCTGGCATACGCCCGCTGGAACTGGGCGTACGTGATGTTGCGTCCGTTGACGGTCGCGATGGGCGGCGAGTCCGTCTGGGTAACTTGCCCGGCGCCCACGTAGAAGACGGTCGTCACGACGAATGCCAGGACGATGACGAGAATAATCCAGCGCACTTGTTTGCGCAGCTTTTCGAAAAACATGGGCGCATCCGCCCTCCTCCGGCCTTAGTACGGCTGCCCGAAGCCATTGCCCAACAATTCTACTGCAAATCATGAAAAGGTGTCAAACAACAGCGTCACCGGTCCGTCGTTGACGAGCCGCACGTGCATGTGAGCGCCGAAACGCCCGCTCTGTACCGAATAGCCGCGCCGCCGCAGCTCCTCGATGACCCGCTCGTACAGCCGCCGCGCCTGTTCGGGAGGCGCCGCGTCCGTAAAACTCGGGCGGCGTCCCTTGCGGATATCGCCGTACAGCGTGAACTGGGAAACGACAAGAAACTCGCCGCCGACGTCCGCGATGGATAAATTCATCTTCCCCGCTTCGT
Proteins encoded in this region:
- a CDS encoding D-tyrosyl-tRNA(Tyr) deacylase — translated: MRAVIQRVAAASVEVDGEEIASIGRGLLVLLGVTHADDEKHAVAMADKLAHLRIFEDEAGKMNLSIADVGGEFLVVSQFTLYGDIRKGRRPSFTDAAPPEQARRLYERVIEELRRRGYSVQSGRFGAHMHVRLVNDGPVTLLFDTFS